A single genomic interval of Terriglobus albidus harbors:
- a CDS encoding SDR family NAD(P)-dependent oxidoreductase: MSTVANTTYQSSQTKTALITGGGSGIGEAICRKLGQEGLRVIVADLDMAAATRVASELPNARPLHIDVGSEESVAAATAGIDGLDILVNNAGVGMVGSIAETETAEFERVMRVNVNSVFYVTRSFLPKLLAARGSIINIASVAGLVGIKRRFAYCASKGAVVAMTRQLAVEYPRELRVNCICPGTIDSPFVAGYLAKYHAGEEEKVRAELNDRQPVGRLGHPSEVAALVRYLCSPEADFMHGAALALDGGWTAA; this comes from the coding sequence GTGTCGACAGTTGCGAACACAACGTATCAATCGAGCCAGACAAAAACTGCGCTCATCACCGGTGGTGGTAGCGGTATCGGCGAAGCAATCTGCCGGAAGCTTGGACAGGAGGGCCTCCGAGTCATTGTTGCCGATCTTGATATGGCCGCCGCCACGAGAGTTGCAAGCGAGCTGCCGAATGCCAGACCTCTGCACATAGATGTTGGTTCTGAAGAGAGCGTCGCCGCAGCCACGGCAGGCATCGACGGGTTAGACATTCTCGTCAACAATGCCGGAGTTGGAATGGTCGGAAGCATTGCAGAAACGGAGACAGCAGAGTTCGAACGCGTAATGCGCGTCAACGTGAACTCGGTTTTCTACGTAACGCGAAGCTTCCTTCCTAAGCTGCTTGCAGCTCGCGGTTCAATCATCAATATCGCCTCGGTTGCAGGGCTTGTCGGGATAAAGCGCCGGTTTGCCTATTGTGCTTCGAAAGGAGCCGTTGTCGCGATGACACGGCAACTGGCGGTTGAATATCCACGGGAACTGAGAGTGAATTGCATCTGCCCGGGAACAATCGATAGCCCGTTTGTCGCTGGATACCTGGCAAAGTACCATGCGGGAGAAGAAGAAAAGGTTCGGGCTGAGTTGAACGACCGGCAACCAGTGGGACGGCTGGGCCACCCGAGTGAAGTTGCGGCGCTCGTTCGATATTTATGCAGTCCGGAGGCCGATTTCATGCACGGAGCAGCCTTAGCCCTCGATGGAGGATGGACTGCAGCATAA
- a CDS encoding L-rhamnose/proton symporter RhaT has translation MENEFAGLVLLVGAGAMNACFALPMKRMGRWAWENTWLVWSGFALVLLPLLSALCFIPSLKEALLAGGVSLLFLVGVCGFAWGIAQVLFGLAIDMIGVTLSFSIVLGLSAAVGSIVPFVRLAVRRGFVFTDLLFVGALALVLSGVFFCAWAGSVRDRSQPGTESVNPRSSFHRGLICAVCSGLGAAAMNIGISLGAPIDLQALAHGAQPALSHTAVWFPLLEAGAIPNLAYCALLLRRNSSYGRFSAERTGRYWLGGLIMAVFWFTSSILYSIGAAKMGQFGLAIGWPAFMAAIVVTAGIVGVVTGEWTGAPRRAFSLQATGMLLLLISILLLAKSSGKM, from the coding sequence ATGGAGAACGAGTTTGCGGGATTAGTTTTACTGGTGGGAGCGGGCGCCATGAATGCCTGCTTTGCGCTTCCCATGAAACGGATGGGGAGATGGGCCTGGGAAAACACCTGGCTCGTCTGGAGTGGTTTTGCTCTTGTTCTGTTGCCCCTGTTGAGCGCGTTGTGTTTCATTCCCTCTCTTAAGGAAGCGCTCCTGGCAGGCGGGGTGAGCCTTCTGTTTCTCGTTGGTGTATGCGGATTTGCCTGGGGAATCGCTCAGGTATTATTCGGGCTCGCCATCGACATGATTGGGGTAACCCTCTCATTTTCTATTGTGTTAGGTCTCTCCGCGGCAGTAGGGAGCATTGTCCCGTTTGTCAGGCTCGCTGTTCGTCGCGGATTTGTCTTTACTGATTTGCTGTTTGTCGGCGCTCTGGCATTGGTACTGTCAGGAGTGTTTTTCTGCGCGTGGGCGGGCAGCGTCAGAGATCGATCACAGCCGGGAACAGAAAGCGTAAATCCGCGTTCCAGTTTCCATCGCGGGTTGATCTGTGCGGTCTGCAGCGGATTGGGCGCAGCGGCGATGAATATTGGGATCTCCCTGGGAGCTCCGATCGATCTGCAGGCGCTGGCTCACGGTGCCCAACCTGCATTGAGCCATACTGCCGTTTGGTTCCCCCTCCTGGAGGCAGGCGCAATTCCGAACCTGGCTTACTGCGCCCTTCTGCTTCGCCGAAACTCGAGTTACGGCAGGTTTAGCGCAGAACGAACCGGACGGTATTGGCTTGGCGGTTTGATTATGGCCGTGTTCTGGTTTACAAGCAGCATCCTGTACAGCATCGGGGCGGCAAAAATGGGGCAATTCGGCCTGGCGATCGGATGGCCGGCATTCATGGCGGCAATTGTAGTCACCGCCGGGATCGTCGGCGTTGTGACCGGGGAGTGGACAGGAGCGCCTCGACGGGCCTTCAGCCTGCAGGCAACCGGTATGCTTCTGCTTCTTATTTCGATCCTTTTACTCGCGAAATCCAGTGGAAAGATGTGA
- a CDS encoding TonB-dependent receptor, with the protein MNVGKVIRTKAITRLLTLWAVSCMMVGALPYRLHAQTANASLSGHITDPSGAVIPDADISLTETATHVTSTTRSNREGLYTFPSVKPGEYSMTVKRAGFGDAKINGLSLAVQGNVLRDVSLAPGSTAETITVHSETEDLVQKTSSELGTVIDQKAIHQLPLNGRNFTQLLTLTPGATPISTSQSAGVGVNDLANLSVPTASVAQPSIQGQTNRSNLYLLDGVVNTEMTGSVYVIPPIVDAMQEFKVQSHDDKAEYGSVLGGVINVVTRSGTNSLHGAAWEFVRNNIFDARDTFRDQNNTGPSAFRQNQFGATVGGPVFLPKIYDGRNRTFFFFGYEGWRYRQAAQSRYRVPTDAELGGDFSRSILSNNIYDPATTTGTASSGYTRTAFAGRVIPSNRINPTAANFIKTYYARPNLTGDPLYNAIVTRSNSNDSDHYMIRGDEQLGSRNAIFVRYDRLNVTSLSPASISLSTGASVPAENLGVGWTGVLSSKLLADVRFGISKRPFSRFQQDSAGLDPMKGLGFVSAGGTTFSLSTPYSGGGMQTANTIESPVYNLSPSLTWVAGNHNLKFGMQYIKQGNDSNSPAYGGYTFSNDQTSDPRQVGTTGNSLASALLGLPSQINNTTTVSNSNRVSTYSFYAQDVWALNKKVTITYGLRFDHRRSFSPSGSTVVSGLTTDGLWWIGLDKLPSACTQTGQSPCIPGDGTLGSIKNGDKIMLSPYGRSWGPVPIWGDFGPRIGIAWRITDKVVLRGGYGIVYDPLMGFEQDWKGFAGSWPATGSVTASLAANQVGSPATPIESTFSSVGRAVPASDPWDTVTWFMDPKIRDPRSQQYNVTVEQQIGSNMALSVGYVGSHTDRMSVTGIFNTAQIAGPGTPAQVNARKPFPWVTATPFMSTDRGYADYNSLQVKLDRRFSNGLQYLISYTFSKSMDAGGSGLFDVENGPGGSSALQNYYDVKESRSVSSYDIPHFLSMAGQYELPFGRNKRYLTHGLASYVLGNWQMNAVAQVRSGQPYNLTVSGDVANIGTSFSWWNYARPNQIGNPKPANPTPLKWFDPAAFSVPVNSYGNFRRNSLRTSHVATADASLFKNFPFKDQLALNFRAEIFNIFNIQNYGAPNTTIGDPGAGRITSNVLPPRQIQLGLHLSF; encoded by the coding sequence ATGAATGTCGGAAAAGTTATCCGAACAAAAGCAATAACGCGGCTCCTCACACTATGGGCCGTATCCTGCATGATGGTCGGTGCTCTGCCGTATCGTCTGCATGCACAGACGGCGAATGCGTCGCTGTCAGGACACATAACGGATCCGTCGGGCGCGGTAATCCCGGATGCCGATATCAGCTTGACCGAAACTGCGACCCACGTCACAAGCACAACAAGATCGAATCGCGAAGGCCTCTATACTTTTCCGTCCGTCAAACCTGGCGAATATTCCATGACAGTCAAGAGAGCCGGGTTTGGAGACGCGAAGATCAATGGCCTATCGCTCGCTGTTCAGGGCAATGTGCTTCGAGACGTCTCGTTGGCGCCAGGCTCGACAGCAGAGACCATCACGGTCCACTCCGAAACGGAAGATCTGGTGCAAAAGACCAGTTCTGAGCTCGGTACAGTGATTGACCAGAAGGCGATTCATCAGTTGCCGCTCAATGGAAGGAACTTCACGCAACTGCTGACTCTTACACCTGGAGCGACGCCTATCAGCACATCACAAAGCGCGGGCGTTGGCGTAAACGATCTGGCGAATCTTAGTGTTCCCACGGCAAGCGTCGCGCAACCTTCCATCCAGGGACAGACGAATCGTTCCAATCTGTATCTGCTTGATGGTGTTGTCAACACTGAGATGACCGGCAGCGTTTATGTCATTCCTCCGATTGTCGATGCAATGCAGGAATTCAAAGTGCAATCGCATGACGACAAAGCCGAGTACGGAAGCGTCCTGGGCGGCGTTATCAACGTCGTCACACGAAGTGGCACGAACTCGCTGCACGGCGCGGCATGGGAATTTGTAAGGAACAACATCTTCGATGCCCGCGATACGTTCCGCGATCAGAACAACACCGGCCCTTCTGCGTTCCGCCAGAATCAGTTTGGCGCCACTGTTGGAGGCCCGGTATTCCTGCCAAAGATCTATGACGGACGCAACCGCACCTTCTTCTTCTTCGGATATGAGGGATGGCGTTATCGGCAGGCAGCCCAATCGCGTTACCGCGTCCCCACTGACGCTGAGCTGGGAGGGGACTTCTCACGTTCGATTCTGTCGAACAATATCTACGATCCTGCGACTACTACCGGCACAGCAAGCTCCGGCTACACCCGTACTGCCTTCGCAGGACGGGTAATTCCTTCAAACAGAATCAACCCGACAGCCGCCAACTTCATCAAGACCTATTACGCGCGGCCAAATCTAACCGGAGATCCGCTGTATAACGCGATCGTAACCCGTTCCAACTCTAACGATTCCGACCACTATATGATTCGTGGCGACGAACAACTGGGAAGCAGGAACGCCATCTTTGTTCGTTACGATCGCCTCAATGTAACAAGCCTGTCGCCCGCATCAATCAGCCTGAGTACGGGAGCATCGGTGCCCGCAGAGAATCTGGGTGTGGGATGGACCGGAGTCCTGAGCAGCAAATTGCTCGCCGATGTTCGATTCGGAATCAGCAAGAGACCATTCTCACGATTCCAGCAGGACAGCGCCGGTCTCGATCCGATGAAAGGGCTTGGCTTTGTCAGCGCCGGAGGAACGACGTTCAGTCTAAGCACGCCGTATTCCGGTGGAGGTATGCAGACAGCAAATACGATCGAAAGCCCTGTATATAACCTGTCGCCGAGTCTCACCTGGGTCGCCGGCAATCATAATTTGAAGTTCGGCATGCAGTACATCAAGCAGGGCAACGATTCCAATAGCCCGGCGTACGGCGGCTATACCTTCAGCAATGATCAGACAAGCGATCCCAGACAGGTCGGTACTACCGGAAACTCGCTTGCATCTGCGTTGCTGGGACTTCCATCGCAGATTAACAACACGACAACGGTGAGCAACAGCAATCGCGTGTCGACGTATTCCTTCTATGCCCAGGACGTTTGGGCTCTCAATAAGAAAGTTACGATAACGTACGGTCTTCGCTTCGATCATCGTCGCTCGTTCTCTCCGTCCGGCTCGACGGTTGTGAGCGGTCTAACAACAGACGGTCTGTGGTGGATTGGTTTAGATAAATTGCCGTCTGCCTGCACTCAGACTGGTCAGAGCCCCTGTATTCCTGGTGACGGAACACTCGGTTCCATCAAAAATGGCGACAAGATTATGCTGTCGCCCTACGGCCGCTCCTGGGGACCTGTTCCTATATGGGGCGACTTCGGGCCTCGCATTGGTATCGCCTGGCGTATTACCGACAAGGTTGTGCTTCGTGGCGGATACGGCATCGTTTATGACCCGCTCATGGGTTTCGAGCAGGATTGGAAGGGGTTTGCTGGATCATGGCCCGCAACCGGATCGGTCACAGCTTCGCTGGCCGCCAATCAGGTAGGATCCCCCGCAACGCCGATCGAATCGACATTTAGTTCGGTAGGCCGCGCCGTTCCCGCATCGGACCCGTGGGATACAGTGACCTGGTTTATGGACCCCAAAATTCGTGATCCGCGGTCACAACAATACAACGTTACGGTGGAGCAGCAGATAGGCTCCAACATGGCTCTATCGGTCGGCTACGTGGGAAGCCACACGGACCGGATGAGCGTTACAGGTATCTTCAACACCGCTCAGATTGCAGGCCCTGGAACACCAGCTCAGGTGAACGCGCGCAAGCCCTTCCCCTGGGTCACGGCAACTCCTTTCATGAGTACCGACCGGGGATATGCAGATTACAACTCGCTGCAAGTGAAACTGGATCGCAGGTTCTCCAACGGGCTCCAGTACCTTATCTCGTACACGTTCTCAAAATCGATGGATGCCGGTGGCAGCGGTCTTTTCGATGTAGAGAATGGACCGGGCGGCAGCTCTGCTCTTCAGAACTACTATGACGTCAAAGAGAGCCGCAGTGTTTCGTCGTATGACATCCCGCACTTTCTTTCGATGGCTGGTCAGTATGAGCTTCCCTTCGGACGTAACAAACGCTATCTGACACATGGACTGGCGAGCTATGTCCTCGGAAACTGGCAGATGAACGCTGTAGCTCAAGTTCGTTCGGGACAGCCGTACAATCTAACCGTCTCCGGCGATGTCGCGAACATCGGAACATCGTTCTCCTGGTGGAACTACGCGCGGCCCAATCAGATTGGCAACCCAAAGCCGGCGAATCCAACCCCACTCAAGTGGTTTGACCCCGCGGCGTTCTCCGTGCCGGTCAACTCATACGGAAACTTCCGGCGTAATTCTCTCCGGACCTCACATGTAGCAACAGCGGATGCTTCGTTGTTCAAGAACTTCCCATTCAAAGATCAGCTCGCATTGAATTTCAGGGCTGAGATCTTCAACATCTTCAATATCCAGAACTATGGTGCTCCCAATACGACGATTGGGGATCCCGGGGCCGGCCGAATCACCTCAAATGTTCTGCCTCCACGGCAGATTCAATTGGGGCTGCACCTGAGTTTCTAG
- a CDS encoding DeoR/GlpR family DNA-binding transcription regulator, whose amino-acid sequence MARGKDKQVQRHEQILSRLQAVGEITVEELCSELGASVVTIRRDLDELEQRSLLKRTRGGAMPIGPLFYEPFKKDPSFQDKIGSFAEEKRRIARKAAEMITPGATIALTGGTTTTEIIRCLNAISGITIITNTVNVAMELSSRKDIDVYVTGGHLRGNWFTLVGPLATASAGLLFADIMFLGVDGIEVNQGLTCSHPQEAEVLRILAGHSKHLVVVADSSKLGNVSKWLLCPTSSIQEIITDTGAKDEAIKPFEALGIKVHRV is encoded by the coding sequence ATGGCGCGAGGCAAAGACAAGCAGGTACAGAGGCACGAGCAGATTCTGAGTCGCTTGCAGGCAGTAGGAGAGATAACGGTTGAGGAATTGTGCTCGGAACTCGGGGCATCTGTGGTCACGATCCGTCGCGATCTTGATGAGCTCGAGCAGAGATCTCTCCTGAAGCGAACCCGTGGCGGCGCAATGCCGATCGGGCCCCTGTTCTACGAGCCATTCAAAAAGGATCCGTCCTTCCAGGACAAGATTGGCAGCTTTGCCGAAGAGAAACGGCGCATCGCGCGTAAGGCCGCAGAGATGATCACCCCAGGCGCAACCATCGCACTTACCGGCGGAACGACGACCACCGAAATTATCCGATGCCTGAATGCGATCAGTGGGATCACGATTATCACGAACACCGTAAACGTCGCGATGGAGCTCAGCTCGCGCAAAGACATTGATGTGTACGTCACCGGGGGACATCTGCGCGGCAACTGGTTCACACTGGTGGGCCCGCTTGCAACAGCATCGGCAGGCCTGCTGTTTGCGGACATCATGTTCCTTGGGGTGGACGGTATCGAAGTAAACCAGGGACTGACGTGTTCCCACCCGCAGGAAGCCGAGGTGCTGCGAATCCTCGCCGGCCACTCGAAACATCTCGTCGTGGTCGCGGACTCGAGCAAGCTAGGAAATGTGTCGAAGTGGCTGTTGTGTCCTACGTCCTCGATACAGGAGATCATCACCGATACCGGCGCAAAGGACGAGGCCATCAAGCCGTTCGAAGCCCTGGGGATCAAAGTGCATCGGGTGTGA
- a CDS encoding class I mannose-6-phosphate isomerase, producing the protein MNSLAIRDFIDSEKLEATRADLPSMATDITIVIGTGASFLLPKFDLLLYADMARWEIQQRQRRGEIGNLGIPNRSERSSLKYKRSFFIDWRAADRLKTEVLPRSNFLIDTNIPSLPKMISTEQLQAGLSATVHQPFRVVPFFDPGPWGGHWMEEVFDLPRDQANYAWCFDCVPEENSLLLRFGKKTVEIPALDLVLFHPMELLGQAVVSRFGAEFPIRFDLLDTFEGGNLSLQVHPRNEYIQREFGMKYTQDESYYILEAKPNGSVYLGLKADINCETMAKELRAAQADDDTEFEAERYVNRFPAQKHDHFLIPAGTIHCSGRDTVVLEISATPYIFTFKLWDWGRVGLDGRPRPIHLDHGIENICWDRTTTWVEQALINRSETIAESDGWREELTGLHSAQFIETRRHWFTGTVPHDTKGNLNVLNLVHGPEAIVESPAGAFPPFTVHYAESFIVPAAVGAYTIRPATPGTTCATIKAFVRPSPACSCRPTT; encoded by the coding sequence ATGAACTCATTGGCGATTAGGGACTTCATTGACTCCGAAAAGCTGGAAGCAACCCGCGCCGACCTGCCCTCAATGGCTACGGACATCACCATCGTCATTGGGACCGGAGCTTCCTTCCTGCTTCCGAAATTCGACCTTCTTCTCTATGCCGACATGGCGCGCTGGGAGATTCAACAACGACAGCGCCGGGGTGAGATCGGAAATTTAGGAATTCCGAATAGATCGGAACGCTCATCCCTCAAGTACAAGCGCAGCTTCTTTATTGATTGGCGAGCGGCCGATCGTTTGAAGACCGAAGTCCTGCCCAGATCGAATTTCCTGATCGACACAAACATTCCATCATTGCCCAAGATGATCTCGACGGAACAGCTTCAGGCAGGTCTGTCTGCGACCGTCCATCAACCGTTCCGTGTAGTTCCCTTCTTTGATCCAGGCCCGTGGGGCGGGCACTGGATGGAGGAGGTCTTCGACCTGCCGCGCGATCAAGCGAACTATGCGTGGTGTTTTGACTGTGTCCCCGAGGAAAATAGCCTACTTCTGCGATTCGGGAAGAAGACCGTGGAAATCCCCGCACTCGACCTCGTGCTCTTCCATCCTATGGAACTGCTTGGGCAGGCAGTAGTCTCGCGTTTCGGAGCGGAATTCCCTATCCGCTTCGACCTGCTGGACACATTTGAGGGTGGCAATCTTTCGCTGCAGGTACACCCGAGAAATGAATATATTCAGCGGGAATTTGGGATGAAGTATACCCAGGATGAGAGCTACTACATCCTGGAGGCGAAGCCAAACGGAAGCGTGTACCTAGGGCTGAAGGCCGACATCAACTGTGAAACCATGGCCAAAGAACTGAGAGCCGCCCAGGCAGACGACGATACCGAATTCGAGGCAGAGCGGTATGTGAATCGCTTCCCTGCCCAGAAACATGATCACTTCCTTATCCCGGCTGGAACGATCCATTGTTCGGGACGCGACACCGTAGTGCTCGAGATCAGCGCGACTCCTTATATCTTCACCTTCAAATTGTGGGATTGGGGACGGGTCGGGCTTGATGGCCGCCCAAGACCAATTCATCTGGATCATGGGATCGAGAACATCTGCTGGGACCGAACCACGACATGGGTGGAACAGGCGCTGATCAATCGCAGTGAGACGATCGCCGAGAGCGATGGCTGGCGCGAAGAACTGACCGGACTTCACTCAGCACAATTCATCGAAACACGGCGCCACTGGTTCACCGGTACTGTACCGCACGACACTAAGGGAAATCTCAACGTCCTCAATCTCGTTCACGGACCGGAAGCGATCGTCGAAAGTCCAGCGGGGGCTTTTCCACCGTTTACAGTCCACTACGCAGAATCTTTTATCGTGCCCGCGGCGGTTGGAGCTTACACGATTCGACCTGCCACTCCCGGTACGACCTGCGCAACGATCAAGGCGTTCGTTCGTCCCTCGCCGGCATGCAGCTGCCGACCGACCACATAA
- a CDS encoding ROK family protein, with protein MGGSHVAAMAAPLNSPFAGTSASAALDEGGSASYLFDRIEGAARVALSALTPPAVIVGIAVAMPGPFDYANGISLLQHKFAAWYGVDVRKHLAVRFGIDEENIVFLNDADAFLLGELHDSSASKAVGITLGTGIGAAFAIDGRAVPATEILPNHCDLYALPWKGSTVEEFLSTRGIMKLHKERGGHYQSVKEIAEKSGVDPIAADTMSAFGKELGLVIDTFLSPFAPDVIILGGSISRSYQTFLPGVLSVNPVLANLFRVASYFEKAALLGSIAEWLRQRG; from the coding sequence ATGGGAGGCAGCCACGTAGCTGCCATGGCTGCTCCGTTGAACAGTCCTTTTGCCGGAACGAGCGCATCAGCCGCTCTGGATGAAGGCGGTTCGGCAAGCTATCTTTTTGACCGGATCGAAGGCGCTGCCCGTGTGGCGCTCTCAGCCTTAACCCCGCCAGCAGTCATCGTGGGAATTGCAGTTGCGATGCCAGGACCATTTGATTACGCCAATGGAATCTCGTTACTGCAGCACAAGTTCGCAGCCTGGTATGGTGTCGACGTTCGTAAGCATCTTGCGGTTCGATTCGGGATCGATGAAGAGAACATCGTATTCCTCAATGACGCCGACGCCTTTCTTCTTGGCGAACTTCACGATTCATCTGCGTCCAAAGCAGTAGGAATCACTTTGGGAACAGGTATCGGCGCCGCATTCGCGATCGATGGCCGAGCGGTTCCAGCGACGGAGATCCTCCCCAACCATTGCGATCTCTATGCCCTGCCGTGGAAAGGAAGCACCGTGGAAGAGTTCCTCTCCACTCGCGGAATTATGAAGCTGCACAAAGAGCGCGGAGGACACTATCAGTCAGTCAAAGAGATTGCTGAGAAGTCCGGCGTCGATCCAATCGCAGCAGACACGATGTCGGCCTTCGGAAAAGAGCTCGGCCTGGTTATCGACACTTTTCTTTCGCCCTTCGCGCCTGATGTCATCATTCTAGGTGGCTCCATTTCTCGCAGTTACCAGACCTTCTTGCCGGGCGTTCTATCGGTCAATCCCGTACTCGCGAACCTTTTTCGAGTAGCGTCATATTTTGAGAAAGCGGCTTTGCTCGGGTCTATCGCAGAGTGGCTCCGTCAAAGAGGTTGA